In the genome of Arachis stenosperma cultivar V10309 chromosome 6, arast.V10309.gnm1.PFL2, whole genome shotgun sequence, the window CTGAATCTTGAATTATTCATTGTTGTTAGCTCTAAAAGCTTTATTAGAGCTTGTTTTGTGTGGGATCCCCTTCTTCTACATCTAACTCTCAAGTAAATGCTTTATGCAGACTAACCTCACACAGTGGTCTGGAGCTAGCTTGCCGCTTCaggttatatttttttttcctccacactttatttataattatattagtgGGTTAAGAAATCGagtcatattttattttcttcatcACTATCGTGACTTTTTAGACTTCTTTGAAGTTGCGAAAACTTGGCTGTGTGCAATACCAGGATTTCATCCTCGATGAGCCTTTTTAGGGTTTGTAGaaaattatcaattttaaacCTATACTTAATAAACTGGCTTGCCAACCTTGCTTCAGTTGCTCTTTAAGGCCCTACTATCACATATATGATagttttatattataaaatggATGCTGTCAAAACTAGCACTATTCTGAAATACATTGGTTTATATAATAggatttttgttttaaaaaaatttggtccTCGTTTTAAAGTTATACTTATGGTTTAATTGGAGGATTATAACTTGTGAGATTCTTTCTACATTATTCAGTTTGACATAATTTTGATAGTTATCATCTGGCTTGCAAATTACTTACACATGACAGTGACAACTTCCACTGCAACTACTCTGAACCGGAATATAGCAAAAAGGAACCAAcatggtttttattttattttttaattctgcAGGAAGTTAGTTCGATGCTCTTGGAGAAGCTTGTTGCTGCAGGAATTGGGGATCGGCCTGTTGTTTTTGTTACTCACAGGTTGGTATGGCTACCGGATTTTTCACATTGCATGTTTGAACACACTGCACTTAGCCTTCTATACATTCATGAGTTGAATGATGCACGCAGAGGAAGTTTTTGCCATTTTTGGTAGTGCAAGTAGCTCAAGCTTAAGAGATTGCTTTATTGACTGTGGAATTGCAGTTTTCATATCTTTGCATCTCATCATTTGTTGAATTATATAATGTGCCTCATACTGTGTTTTCCCTTGTTCCCTTTGTGGTTTTTTTTCTCTACTTTGCAGTATGGGGGGCTTGGTTGTGAAGCAGATCCTTTATAAAGCAAAGGAGGAAAGACATGATAATCTTGTGAAAAATACAAAAGGAATTGTAAGTTTGAACTCCTTAATGATATGCTTAAGAAATGACCGTTTCTGTTGATTTATTCTTTAGTTCGGTTTTAGGTGTTTTATAGCTGCCCACATTTTGGTAGCAAACTTGCAGATATGCCTTGGCGAATGGGCCTTGTGCTACGTCCTGCTCCAACGGTTAGTATCAGAAGACACCTTTTAACATTCGACTATGTATGATAATTTAATCTTTCTCATTGCTACGTTTGAAAGATCTTTAAGAGTTTTTAATGTTTGATAGATTGGGGAGCTAAGAAGTGGGTCTGCAAGATTGATACAGCTTAATGACTATATTCGTCACCTTCACAAGAAAGGGATGCTTGATGTTCTCAGTTTTTGCGAGGTGGTCAGCAGTACATAGTGTTTTCTGTTTGTGTGTATGCGTTGTCTTTTTATGAGTTTAATGGTGTCTGTTTTTGCAGACGAAGGTAACTCCAATTGTTGAAGGTTATGGTGGATGGGCCTTCCGACTGGAAATTGTACCAATCGAGTCTGCATATCCAGGATTTGGGGAACTAGTCGTAAGTATATTATGAAATCGCAGATGaaaataaattcaataatttatttgtagtattgcaatttaatttattttctatccTATGtatcttcaaattttttaaacagGTATTGGAGTCAACAGATCATATAAATTCTTGCAAGCCGTTGAGCCGCGCAGACCCTTCATATATAGAGACATTGAAGTTCTTACAGAAATTGAGAGCATTCTATACTTGAGCTTGTGATGATGCTTCTTTGCGAGATTTGTAAATACTTCTGAAAAGAGTTCAGCTAGGTGTACGGTTTACACGGCTTCTGGTGCGCGACATTCGCATGTCAACTGCATGGGAAGTTCATAGATCTTATGGTTAGATCTGATCGTAGCATGATAGCATTAACAAGTTTAGGACTGACAAATTTCTTGCAAGCCTTCTCATTTGTTTTTTGGCTTGGCCTTAGTTGTACATTTCCATTCCCCAATCATTCATTTGTTGCTTCAAATTTTCATGAACCTTGTGTCTTGTAGGTCTGCTATTTTGGGGTTTGTAATCAGCGTCTCTTGTACATAATAAATAGGAAATATGATAATTACTTATGTATATATATCattgattattgattatttTCACATAACAATCATATGTTGTTCTCTGCATaattgcatttgtccttccctATTTGCTCGCACAAGCTAGATGGTCTAGTACGAGGTTAACCTATTTCATTACACAGATTGAATTACCAACTTTTTTCCCCTTTGCGTGCATTCCAaggttaaataataattattataagaCTGAACTGAAAACATTGTTGggtttcttaaaaaaaaatttattgctTGTTGCCAACTTTAAATtcactcttttatttattaaatattataaaaataataaaaaatgagttAAGATGATAAATGGTTTATAATTcaatagttaaaaaaatttgaattcgaatctttaaaataatattttttatgaattatatataaaatttaatttcgatacattataactaaattttgtaaataatCATTCAAAAAATAGATATGATTGTATGTATTTTATACCGGcagtaaattaaaattaaatttttatatataatgaattaaaagatattttaaaaatatcataagCCTAGCACATATTCTGGAGAATCTATGAATAGCTTCAGTTAAGTGAGATTAATTtagatttgatataatttagGTAGTGTTAAGTGTTATGCGAAAAAACGAacataaaagagaagaaaagaaatttgGGAAGCGAATTAAGATAGCAGAAGCAAAGCATGAGAGATGTTGCTAACGGCAAAAGCTCTTCAACCTCAACTATGCTTATCCACaccaccaaccaccataacCACCACCACCTCCTCAACTTCACCTTCCAAGAACCTCAACTTCATCACTAACACTCGTACCTTCTCCTTATGCTTATGCGCTCCCAATCCCAACGCTTCCACCACTACTCCTCCGTTGAAGAAGAGGAACAGGTACCGGAGGCTCTATCCTGGAGAGACAACCGGCATCACCGAAGAGATGAGGTTCGTTGCTATGAGGCTTCGCAACACCAATGCTACTCCTAAGTCCCCcgaaaacaaagaagaagaagaatcatcATCCAACGGTCCTGCTTCTGACACGTGGCATCCATCCGTTCAAGGCTTCCTCCGTTACTTGGTTGATTCCAAACTTGTCTTCAACACCGTCGAACGCATCGTCGACGACTCTGATCACGTCTCTTGTAAGCTTAATTCTTCATGTAGTTAACATAGATTGCGTTTCTtaccttaattttttttagtattttgtcAATTTATCATAATTCGAATCTAAGTAATCGATTGCATAGATAGTAGCCAAATTAATTGAACTGGTAATTGAATTAATCCTAGAGAATGGCATGGATCAATAGGAGCATAATAGGATTGTTGAAACTTTATGAGTGTAAAAGCATTGCTATAGTGCTATTGCAGCTGTAGAAACTTCTGAAATTATAATGCTGTGATGCTGACAATAATTTCTATTAACGGTTGGttgttttggagggaaaattCGGTTGTGTTGACGAGTTTCGCATTACAGATGCTTACTTTAGGAAAACTGGATTGGAAAGGTCAGAAGGGATTGCAAAGGATTTGGAAGGGTTTGAGCAGCAAGGACTTGCAATTCCGAATCCTCGCTCGCCGGGACTGACTTATGCCAAATATTTGGAGGAACTTGCCGAGAGAAGCCCTCCCTTGTTTCTCTCCCATTTCTACAACATATATTTTTCTCACATAGCCGGTGGTCAGGTCATAGCAAAGCAGGTACAACGATTATACTTTCTGTCATCGTATCATTTTGTCATaaaaccactcatcccaaaaacttAAGCTGATAGGAGGAAGCAACATGAATGATTATATCATCTCTAATACATTTTATCATATTTTGTTGATTTCAATTAACCATGTAAAAGTGATAGATAGCTTTGGTATCTATGAGCCTATGGATGATTTTTTTGTGTAGATGAATATAGATATGATAGAATATTTTTAGCTCCCTTGCAATCACCAATT includes:
- the LOC130933248 gene encoding probable inactive heme oxygenase 2, chloroplastic, which translates into the protein MLLTAKALQPQLCLSTPPTTITTTTSSTSPSKNLNFITNTRTFSLCLCAPNPNASTTTPPLKKRNRYRRLYPGETTGITEEMRFVAMRLRNTNATPKSPENKEEEESSSNGPASDTWHPSVQGFLRYLVDSKLVFNTVERIVDDSDHVSYAYFRKTGLERSEGIAKDLEGFEQQGLAIPNPRSPGLTYAKYLEELAERSPPLFLSHFYNIYFSHIAGGQVIAKQVSQKIFEGKELELYRWEGDPAELLKGVRENLNMLAEHWPRDDKNKCLRETTKSFRYLSQIVRLIIL